From Chryseobacterium sp. IHB B 17019, one genomic window encodes:
- a CDS encoding pyridoxal phosphate-dependent aminotransferase has translation MKVSKLAANLIGSEIVKIGNEVNDLKAKGAEIANLTIGDLNSNIYPIPAKLKEEIQKAYQNNLTNYPPANGLLSLRKEVSRDLKTRWNLDYSPNDILITAGSRPLIYAVYKTIVDEGDKVVYPTPSWNNNHYAYLTSAEAVEVKTTPENNFLPTADDLRPHLGGAVLLALCSPLNPTGTMFTREQLSEICELVLEENKKRGEDEKPLYLMYDQIYSNLTFAAEHVDPVSLFPEMREYTIYIDGISKCLAATGVRVGWGFGPAHILDKMKALLTHVGAWAPKPEQEATAKFFENHEDVNIFVEDFKAKLEESLKVLHSGIQDLKAKGLAVDSIKPMGALYLTIKLDYIGKTKPDGSVIGNSSDLVFYLISEAGVALVPFSAFGEEKSEPWFRASVGGLATEEISAMMPKLENALNKLK, from the coding sequence GTGAAAGTTTCAAAATTAGCGGCGAACCTGATTGGTTCTGAAATTGTAAAAATTGGTAACGAAGTAAATGATTTAAAGGCAAAAGGAGCGGAAATTGCTAACCTTACCATTGGTGATCTAAATTCTAATATTTATCCTATTCCTGCCAAGCTGAAGGAAGAAATTCAGAAAGCCTATCAGAACAATCTTACTAATTATCCGCCGGCAAACGGACTTTTATCTTTAAGAAAAGAAGTTTCCAGAGACTTAAAAACAAGATGGAACCTTGATTATTCACCCAATGATATTTTAATTACAGCGGGTTCAAGACCTTTGATTTATGCTGTTTATAAAACAATTGTTGATGAAGGTGATAAAGTTGTGTACCCGACACCATCGTGGAATAATAACCACTACGCTTACCTTACTTCAGCAGAAGCGGTAGAAGTGAAAACGACACCTGAAAATAATTTTCTGCCAACTGCTGATGATTTAAGACCACACTTGGGCGGAGCAGTTTTACTGGCTCTTTGTTCACCACTAAACCCGACTGGAACGATGTTCACAAGAGAACAACTTTCAGAAATCTGTGAATTGGTGCTAGAAGAAAATAAAAAAAGAGGTGAAGATGAAAAGCCGCTATACCTGATGTATGACCAGATTTATTCTAACCTTACTTTCGCGGCAGAACACGTTGATCCCGTTTCTCTTTTCCCGGAAATGAGAGAATATACAATTTATATTGACGGTATCTCAAAATGCCTTGCTGCAACGGGAGTTCGTGTAGGTTGGGGATTCGGGCCGGCTCACATTTTGGATAAAATGAAAGCGCTTTTAACGCACGTTGGAGCCTGGGCTCCAAAACCTGAACAGGAAGCCACAGCAAAATTCTTTGAAAATCATGAAGATGTAAATATTTTTGTTGAAGATTTTAAAGCAAAACTGGAAGAATCATTAAAAGTTCTTCACAGTGGAATTCAGGATTTAAAAGCAAAAGGATTAGCAGTAGACAGCATTAAACCGATGGGGGCGCTTTATCTTACCATCAAATTAGATTATATCGGAAAAACAAAGCCAGACGGTTCTGTGATTGGAAATTCTTCTGATTTGGTATTCTACTTAATCAGTGAGGCCGGAGTTGCTTTGGTGCCATTCTCCGCATTCGGGGAAGAGAAATCTGAGCCTTGGTTCAGAGCTTCTGTAGGTGGTTTAGCTACTGAAGAAATTTCAGCAATGATGCCGAAATTAGAGAATGCTTTAAACAAATTAAAATAA
- a CDS encoding phospho-sugar mutase codes for MTTLEKAKLWLHESFDQETRDAVQLLIDGNSPDLEDSFYRELEFGTGGMRGIMGVGTNRLNKYTLGQATQGLANYMLSQFPGEEIKVAIAYDVRHNSKEFGKLVADVLTANGIKVLLFKDHRPTPELSFTVRDKKCNGGIVLTASHNPPEYNGYKVYWNDGAQIVPPHDEAIINEVYSVKFNEIKFNGNDDLIEWIGEEQDDVYIDACIENSTYQNVGKENLNIVFTSIHGTTYTTVPKALEKAGFKKIDLVKEQMIPSGNFTTVESPNPEEPAALEMAMDLAKITNADIVIGTDPDGDRLGIAVRNLDGEIQLLNGNQTNTILTYYILNEWRKQERITGKEFIGSTIVTSDIFFDIAQKFGVQCKAGLTGFKWIGKMIREAEGKEKFICGGEESFGFMTGDFVRDKDSCGSIVLACEIAAWCKANGRTMYQYLIEIYQETGMYYEGLVNLVRKGKDGAEEIENMMKNFRENPPKQLAGSPVEEVKDFKEQTNFIVSKGERKVMNDIPKSNVLIYYTQDGTKVCVRPSGTEPKIKFYISVKDSITSEADFRDKLKSLEAKIEEVRKDLQLN; via the coding sequence ATGACAACATTAGAAAAAGCAAAACTTTGGTTGCATGAATCATTTGATCAGGAAACGAGAGATGCTGTTCAACTTTTAATTGACGGCAATTCGCCCGATTTGGAAGACTCTTTTTACAGAGAATTGGAGTTTGGAACAGGAGGGATGAGAGGAATTATGGGTGTTGGAACCAATCGTTTAAATAAGTACACGTTAGGTCAAGCTACACAGGGACTTGCGAATTATATGTTAAGTCAATTTCCAGGTGAGGAAATTAAAGTAGCGATTGCTTATGATGTAAGACATAACTCAAAAGAATTCGGGAAATTAGTGGCGGATGTTTTGACGGCAAACGGAATTAAAGTATTGCTTTTCAAAGACCACAGGCCGACTCCGGAATTATCTTTCACGGTTCGCGATAAAAAATGTAACGGAGGAATTGTGTTGACAGCTTCTCACAATCCACCGGAATACAACGGCTATAAAGTATATTGGAACGACGGGGCGCAAATCGTTCCGCCACATGATGAAGCAATTATCAATGAAGTATATTCTGTGAAATTTAACGAAATTAAATTCAACGGAAATGATGATCTAATCGAATGGATCGGAGAGGAGCAGGATGATGTATATATTGATGCCTGCATCGAAAACTCTACGTATCAGAACGTTGGAAAAGAAAATTTAAATATTGTCTTCACATCGATTCACGGGACGACTTATACAACGGTTCCTAAGGCTTTAGAAAAAGCAGGTTTTAAAAAGATCGATCTGGTAAAAGAACAGATGATTCCGAGTGGAAATTTCACGACGGTAGAATCTCCGAACCCGGAAGAGCCTGCAGCGCTGGAAATGGCAATGGACTTGGCAAAAATTACCAATGCAGACATCGTTATCGGAACAGATCCGGACGGCGACAGATTGGGTATTGCAGTAAGAAATCTTGACGGAGAAATTCAGTTATTGAATGGAAATCAGACCAATACAATCCTGACCTATTATATTTTGAACGAATGGAGAAAGCAGGAGAGAATTACCGGAAAAGAATTTATTGGTTCCACGATTGTAACTTCTGATATTTTCTTTGATATTGCTCAGAAATTTGGTGTTCAGTGCAAGGCCGGGCTTACAGGATTTAAATGGATCGGAAAAATGATTCGTGAAGCTGAAGGAAAAGAAAAATTCATTTGCGGTGGCGAAGAAAGTTTCGGATTTATGACCGGAGATTTTGTTCGAGACAAAGATTCTTGCGGAAGTATTGTCCTTGCCTGTGAAATCGCAGCTTGGTGCAAAGCCAACGGGAGAACGATGTACCAATATCTGATCGAAATTTACCAGGAAACAGGAATGTATTATGAAGGTTTGGTAAATCTTGTAAGAAAAGGGAAAGACGGCGCAGAGGAAATCGAAAATATGATGAAAAATTTCCGCGAAAACCCTCCAAAACAGTTGGCAGGTTCTCCGGTTGAAGAAGTGAAGGATTTCAAAGAGCAGACGAATTTCATTGTTTCAAAAGGCGAGAGAAAAGTAATGAACGACATTCCAAAGTCTAATGTTTTGATTTATTACACCCAGGACGGCACAAAAGTTTGCGTAAGACCCTCAGGTACAGAACCAAAAATAAAATTTTATATCTCAGTAAAAGACTCTATTACTTCCGAAGCAGATTTCAGGGATAAATTAAAATCTCTGGAAGCAAAAATTGAAGAAGTAAGAAAAGACTTACAATTAAATTAG
- a CDS encoding head GIN domain-containing protein, producing the protein MKNILYTFMLLAIVSCGKVSPKGNIERKDVEVPEFVNLDLEGKFRVFYARGTKNFVEIETYPNIADNLDVDVDDKTLSIKEKRGTKGVDFYNVTVYSKYNLEKISISDSVEMNISSEIKTDNFRLNLKNNATFMGSVNTRRAEIEMANRSRANFLGLTKDAVIKISDTASLIAPYWKIENLNIDSKNGNYAEVNVKDSLKGHIQNTAKFIYYNDPIRAFKIDKTTQVQNKKLD; encoded by the coding sequence ATGAAAAATATATTATATACATTCATGCTGCTGGCAATTGTTTCCTGCGGAAAAGTTTCTCCAAAGGGAAATATCGAAAGGAAAGATGTGGAAGTTCCGGAATTTGTAAATCTTGATCTGGAAGGGAAGTTCCGGGTATTTTACGCAAGAGGGACCAAAAACTTTGTTGAAATAGAAACCTACCCGAATATCGCTGATAATCTGGATGTTGATGTAGATGATAAAACACTTTCCATCAAAGAAAAACGGGGGACAAAAGGTGTTGATTTCTACAATGTTACTGTTTATTCAAAGTATAATCTCGAAAAAATATCTATTTCCGACTCTGTGGAAATGAATATTTCGAGTGAAATTAAGACCGATAATTTTAGGCTTAATTTAAAAAATAACGCTACTTTTATGGGTTCAGTAAACACAAGAAGAGCGGAAATTGAAATGGCGAACAGAAGCAGGGCAAATTTTCTGGGACTGACAAAAGATGCAGTGATAAAGATCTCTGATACAGCAAGTTTGATCGCTCCATATTGGAAAATCGAAAACCTGAATATCGATTCTAAGAATGGAAATTATGCAGAAGTTAATGTAAAAGATTCATTGAAAGGTCATATTCAGAATACGGCGAAATTTATTTATTATAATGATCCAATTCGCGCTTTTAAAATTGATAAAACGACACAAGTGCAGAATAAAAAATTGGATTAA
- a CDS encoding MmcQ/YjbR family DNA-binding protein gives MDANEILDYCLAKKGVAETFPFDNETLVMKVGTKMFLLISLEKQPLSISVKTDPEWSAELREQHPQITGAYHMNKTHWNSVLLDGLKKDLILKLIDQSYELVFKSLTKKEQNDINS, from the coding sequence ATGGATGCCAACGAAATTTTAGATTATTGTCTCGCCAAAAAAGGAGTTGCAGAGACCTTTCCATTTGATAATGAGACACTTGTCATGAAAGTAGGAACAAAAATGTTTTTATTAATAAGTCTTGAAAAACAACCATTGTCAATTAGTGTAAAAACAGATCCGGAATGGAGTGCAGAGCTTCGTGAGCAGCATCCACAGATCACAGGCGCTTATCACATGAATAAAACCCATTGGAATTCCGTGTTGCTGGATGGTTTAAAAAAAGATTTGATTTTAAAGCTGATTGATCAGTCGTATGAATTGGTTTTTAAGTCTTTAACAAAAAAGGAGCAAAATGATATAAATTCATAA
- a CDS encoding FoF1 ATP synthase subunit delta/epsilon: MNIKILTPEYVVFEGEVDSVLLPGKNGEFHIMQNHAGIVSSLSGGKVKLYAKSVGEAYAKYFTKENEKDSVFSYPIKSGVVEFNHNKGIILCE; encoded by the coding sequence ATGAATATAAAAATTTTAACACCAGAATACGTAGTTTTTGAAGGAGAAGTAGACTCAGTATTGCTGCCTGGAAAAAATGGTGAATTCCACATCATGCAAAATCACGCAGGAATCGTTTCTTCTTTGAGTGGTGGTAAGGTAAAATTATATGCAAAGTCTGTTGGCGAAGCGTATGCAAAATACTTTACTAAGGAAAATGAGAAAGATTCAGTTTTTTCTTATCCTATCAAAAGCGGTGTTGTAGAATTTAATCATAATAAAGGAATTATCCTTTGTGAATAA
- the kdsB gene encoding 3-deoxy-manno-octulosonate cytidylyltransferase produces the protein MKIIAVIPARYEASRFPAKLMQMLGEKTVITTTYQNVVETGLFDEVFVATDSEIIFDEIVKNGGKAVMTGQHETGSDRIAEAVQNIDCDIVINVQGDEPFLKLEPLKQLIEVFYNDENQEISLASLKIKLTEKEEIENPNNVKVITDNNGFALYFSRSVIPFHREISYDINYFKHIGVYAFRKHALLQFSKLEMKPLEISEKIECIRYLEYGMKIKMIETNFVGVGIDTPEDLEKARKLI, from the coding sequence ATGAAAATCATCGCAGTCATTCCCGCACGTTACGAAGCCAGTCGTTTTCCTGCTAAATTAATGCAGATGTTGGGAGAAAAAACGGTTATTACAACAACCTATCAGAATGTTGTGGAAACAGGGTTGTTTGACGAAGTTTTTGTAGCGACGGATTCGGAAATTATTTTTGATGAAATTGTAAAAAATGGTGGAAAAGCTGTCATGACCGGACAACACGAAACGGGCAGCGACCGTATCGCAGAAGCTGTGCAAAATATTGATTGTGATATTGTTATCAATGTTCAGGGGGATGAGCCTTTCCTTAAATTAGAGCCTTTAAAGCAATTAATTGAAGTTTTTTACAACGATGAAAATCAGGAAATTTCTTTAGCTTCATTAAAAATAAAACTGACCGAAAAAGAAGAAATTGAAAACCCGAATAACGTAAAAGTTATTACAGACAACAATGGTTTTGCCTTATATTTCAGCCGTTCCGTGATTCCTTTTCATCGGGAGATTTCTTATGATATTAATTATTTTAAGCATATTGGTGTTTACGCTTTCAGAAAACATGCTTTACTTCAATTTTCAAAACTGGAAATGAAGCCTCTGGAAATTTCAGAAAAAATTGAATGTATCCGTTATCTGGAATATGGTATGAAAATCAAGATGATAGAAACAAATTTTGTAGGAGTGGGAATTGATACGCCGGAAGATCTGGAAAAAGCGAGGAAGCTTATTTAG
- a CDS encoding four helix bundle protein has protein sequence MSDSIIGKKSFEFAIQIVNFYKKFSSEKKEFILSKQILRSGTSVGANVREALNAQSRMDFIHKLSISQKECDETIYWLELLFATDYISRDEFESLKNPAAEILKMIRSIIITTKSKTHNS, from the coding sequence ATGAGTGATAGCATTATTGGTAAGAAGAGTTTTGAGTTTGCAATACAAATTGTCAATTTTTACAAAAAATTCAGTTCAGAAAAGAAGGAATTTATTCTCTCCAAACAAATTTTGCGATCAGGAACTTCTGTTGGAGCCAATGTTCGGGAGGCTTTAAATGCTCAAAGCAGAATGGATTTTATACATAAATTATCAATTTCACAAAAAGAATGTGATGAAACAATTTATTGGCTTGAATTATTATTTGCAACAGATTATATTTCAAGAGATGAATTTGAAAGTTTAAAAAACCCGGCTGCAGAAATATTAAAAATGATAAGAAGTATAATTATAACGACAAAGAGTAAAACTCATAACTCATAA
- a CDS encoding NAD(P)H-binding protein, whose protein sequence is MKALVIGATGATGKDLVHQLLNDKDFEEIDIFVRKPVDIQNEKLKTHIVDFEKPDEWKDLVKGDVAFSCLGTTLKDAGSKEAQKKVDFDYQYQFAKAAKENEVEDYVLVSAYGANPSSKIFYSKMKGELEEAVKQLHFNKITIFKPGMLERKNSERTGEVLGSRIIKFANKLGLLESQKPLPTDVLAKAMINSSKIKSNGYSSIKLGNIFCFAEKRSD, encoded by the coding sequence ATGAAAGCTCTAGTAATCGGTGCTACAGGCGCTACAGGAAAGGATTTAGTTCACCAACTTCTTAACGATAAGGATTTTGAGGAAATTGATATTTTTGTAAGGAAACCTGTTGATATTCAAAATGAAAAACTAAAAACTCATATTGTAGACTTTGAAAAACCTGATGAATGGAAAGATCTGGTGAAGGGCGATGTGGCTTTTTCATGCCTGGGAACGACTTTAAAGGATGCAGGAAGTAAAGAAGCTCAAAAAAAAGTAGATTTTGATTATCAGTATCAATTTGCGAAAGCTGCCAAAGAAAATGAGGTGGAAGATTACGTTTTGGTTTCCGCTTACGGAGCCAACCCGAGTTCAAAAATATTTTATTCTAAAATGAAAGGTGAATTGGAAGAGGCTGTAAAACAGCTACATTTCAACAAAATCACGATTTTCAAACCCGGAATGCTCGAAAGGAAAAATTCTGAACGAACAGGAGAAGTTTTGGGAAGCCGGATTATAAAATTTGCTAATAAACTGGGCCTTTTGGAAAGTCAAAAACCTTTACCTACCGATGTTTTAGCTAAAGCGATGATTAATTCTTCAAAAATTAAAAGTAATGGCTACTCAAGTATTAAGCTGGGAAATATTTTTTGTTTTGCGGAGAAAAGGAGCGATTAG
- the atpD gene encoding F0F1 ATP synthase subunit beta: MANQIKGKISQIIGPVIDVVFTDVEAVPSIYDALEITKDNGEKVVLEVEQHIGEDTVRCIAMDATDGLKRGQEVIGYGNPITMPIGEAVNGRLFNVVGDAIDGLQNISKEGGLPIHREAPKFDQLSTSAEVLFTGIKVIDLIEPYAKGGKIGLFGGAGVGKTVLIQELINNIAKGHGGLSVFAGVGERTREGNDLLREMLESGIIKYGDDFMHSMENGGWDLSKVDLEVMKDSKAAFVFGQMNEPPGARARVALSGLTLAEYYRDGGESGQGRDVLFFVDNIFRFTQAGSEVSALLGRMPSAVGYQPTLASEMGAMQERITSTKNGSITSVQAVYVPADDLTDPAPATTFAHLDATTVLDRKIASLGIYPAVDPLASTSRILAPEIIGEEHYNCAQRVKEILQRYKALQDIIAILGMEELSEEDKLVVYRARKVQRFLSQPFHVAEQFTGIPGSLVDIKDTIKGFNMIIDGELDHLPEAAFNLKGTIEEAIAAGQKMLADNA, from the coding sequence ATGGCAAACCAAATTAAAGGTAAAATTTCTCAAATTATTGGTCCGGTAATCGACGTTGTCTTTACTGATGTGGAAGCAGTTCCAAGCATTTATGACGCGTTAGAAATTACAAAAGATAACGGTGAAAAAGTAGTTTTAGAGGTAGAACAGCATATTGGAGAAGATACAGTAAGATGTATCGCAATGGACGCTACTGACGGTCTTAAAAGAGGGCAGGAAGTAATTGGATACGGAAATCCTATTACAATGCCAATCGGTGAGGCTGTGAACGGAAGACTATTCAACGTTGTTGGTGATGCTATCGACGGGCTTCAAAATATTTCTAAGGAAGGAGGTCTTCCTATCCACAGAGAAGCTCCAAAATTTGATCAACTTTCAACTTCTGCAGAAGTTTTATTTACAGGTATCAAAGTAATCGACCTTATCGAGCCTTACGCAAAAGGAGGTAAAATTGGTTTGTTCGGTGGTGCAGGTGTAGGTAAAACGGTATTGATCCAGGAGTTGATTAATAATATTGCAAAAGGACACGGAGGTCTTTCGGTTTTCGCCGGAGTAGGTGAAAGAACGAGAGAAGGAAATGACCTTTTGAGAGAGATGTTGGAATCAGGAATTATCAAGTATGGTGATGATTTCATGCACTCTATGGAAAACGGAGGTTGGGATCTTTCTAAAGTAGATTTAGAAGTTATGAAAGATTCTAAAGCGGCATTCGTTTTCGGACAGATGAATGAGCCACCTGGTGCAAGAGCGAGAGTAGCACTTTCTGGTCTTACATTAGCTGAGTACTACAGAGACGGTGGAGAAAGCGGACAAGGTAGAGACGTACTTTTCTTCGTAGATAACATCTTCCGTTTTACACAGGCTGGTTCTGAGGTATCTGCACTTCTTGGTCGTATGCCTTCTGCGGTAGGTTACCAACCGACACTTGCTTCTGAAATGGGTGCGATGCAGGAAAGAATTACTTCAACTAAAAATGGTTCAATTACTTCAGTACAAGCGGTTTATGTACCTGCGGATGACTTAACTGACCCTGCTCCTGCAACAACGTTTGCCCACTTGGATGCAACAACAGTATTAGATAGAAAAATTGCTTCATTAGGTATTTATCCAGCGGTAGATCCATTGGCTTCTACGTCAAGAATCTTGGCTCCGGAAATTATCGGTGAAGAACATTATAACTGTGCTCAGAGAGTGAAAGAAATTCTTCAGAGATACAAAGCTCTTCAGGATATCATCGCGATCTTAGGTATGGAAGAACTTTCTGAAGAAGATAAGCTTGTAGTTTACAGAGCTAGAAAAGTTCAGAGATTCTTATCTCAGCCTTTCCACGTAGCTGAACAGTTTACAGGTATTCCGGGATCATTGGTAGATATCAAAGATACGATCAAAGGATTCAACATGATTATCGATGGTGAATTGGATCACTTACCGGAAGCTGCTTTCAACTTGAAAGGAACTATCGAAGAAGCTATCGCAGCTGGACAAAAAATGTTGGCTGATAACGCTTAA
- a CDS encoding bifunctional riboflavin kinase/FAD synthetase: MKVFKNFTDYSSQKPLALSLGMFDGVHLGHKSIIDELIKIGSENNLETAVLTFWPHPRFVFNPNEDLKLLNTLDEKKSLMEKYGINNLFLKEFDDEFRNLTGEEFVRQILIEKLNIKYLIIGYDHSFGKNKSGNFELLQKLSKELDFEVEQMEAINIHENNISSTKIRNALLAGNIKAANEMLGYSYSVSGTVAHGKKIGRTIGYPTANIETDSIKLLPKKGAYIVEVNVKGEQYKGMLSVGTNPTVNGEKLTVEVYILDFEGDIYDENITVKFRDFLHDEIKFEGLEKLIERLDEDKRLTEEFNF; this comes from the coding sequence TTGAAAGTTTTCAAGAATTTTACAGATTATTCCTCTCAGAAGCCTTTAGCATTGTCTTTAGGTATGTTTGACGGAGTGCATCTTGGTCATAAAAGTATTATTGATGAATTAATAAAGATAGGCTCTGAAAACAATTTGGAGACCGCAGTACTTACTTTTTGGCCACATCCGAGGTTTGTTTTTAATCCTAATGAAGACTTAAAACTCCTGAATACTCTGGATGAAAAGAAATCCTTGATGGAAAAATATGGGATCAATAATTTATTTTTAAAAGAATTTGATGACGAATTCCGAAATTTGACGGGAGAAGAATTTGTCCGCCAGATCTTAATTGAAAAATTGAATATAAAGTATTTAATTATTGGTTACGACCATTCATTCGGAAAAAATAAAAGCGGAAACTTTGAATTGCTTCAAAAGCTTTCAAAAGAACTTGATTTTGAGGTTGAACAAATGGAAGCCATTAATATTCACGAAAATAATATCAGCTCAACCAAAATCCGGAATGCCCTTTTAGCAGGAAACATCAAGGCTGCCAATGAAATGTTAGGTTACTCCTACTCTGTTTCAGGGACAGTGGCTCATGGGAAGAAAATCGGGAGGACGATTGGTTATCCTACCGCCAATATCGAAACGGATTCTATTAAACTTTTGCCTAAAAAAGGAGCTTATATTGTTGAAGTTAATGTAAAAGGTGAACAATATAAAGGGATGTTGAGCGTTGGAACGAATCCGACCGTAAATGGAGAAAAACTAACCGTTGAAGTGTATATTCTTGATTTTGAAGGAGATATTTACGACGAAAATATTACCGTAAAATTCAGGGATTTTCTTCATGATGAAATTAAATTCGAAGGGCTGGAAAAATTAATTGAAAGGTTAGACGAAGATAAAAGATTAACTGAGGAATTTAATTTCTAA
- a CDS encoding four helix bundle protein encodes MSFKFEKLIIWQKSMDFGEIIFKLSRNFPKDEAFNLTSQIRRASDSIALNISEGSILQSKLEFKKFLGYSIRSLAEVVTCLYKAKNRQYISEEDFNKMYTESYSLMNQTIAFRNQIKE; translated from the coding sequence ATGAGTTTCAAATTTGAAAAGTTGATTATTTGGCAGAAATCTATGGATTTTGGTGAGATTATTTTTAAATTATCTAGGAATTTTCCAAAAGATGAAGCATTTAATTTAACTTCACAAATTAGAAGAGCTTCTGATTCTATTGCACTTAATATTTCTGAAGGAAGTATTTTACAGTCAAAATTAGAATTTAAAAAATTTTTAGGATATTCAATTCGTTCTTTGGCTGAAGTTGTAACCTGTCTATATAAAGCAAAAAACAGGCAATATATTTCAGAAGAAGATTTTAATAAAATGTATACTGAAAGTTATAGTCTTATGAATCAAACTATAGCATTCAGAAATCAAATAAAAGAATGA
- a CDS encoding glutathione peroxidase, which yields MKKFFLVLLSFVAFFNSCAQKKSEASKAKTKELMGKSIYDFKVDALEEGKQINFADFKGKKILVVNTASECGFTPQYADLEKVSEEYKDKLVVIGFPANNFGGQEPGTNKEIGAFCQKNYGVTFPMAAKVSVKGDDTAPIFKYLTEKDLNGVKNTKILWNFTKFLIDENGKLIDSFVSTTKPTDEAITKYLK from the coding sequence ATGAAAAAATTCTTTTTAGTGCTGCTTTCTTTTGTGGCGTTTTTCAATAGCTGCGCTCAGAAAAAAAGTGAAGCATCTAAAGCTAAAACCAAAGAACTTATGGGAAAATCAATATACGATTTCAAAGTAGATGCCTTGGAAGAAGGTAAGCAAATCAATTTTGCAGATTTTAAAGGAAAGAAAATCCTTGTTGTAAACACGGCTTCAGAATGCGGATTTACACCGCAATATGCTGATCTTGAGAAAGTTTCAGAAGAGTATAAAGATAAATTGGTAGTTATAGGTTTTCCGGCGAATAATTTTGGAGGGCAGGAACCAGGAACCAACAAAGAAATCGGTGCTTTTTGCCAAAAGAATTATGGGGTAACTTTCCCAATGGCTGCTAAAGTTTCTGTAAAAGGTGATGACACCGCTCCAATCTTTAAATATTTAACTGAAAAAGATTTAAATGGAGTAAAAAACACCAAAATCCTTTGGAATTTCACAAAATTTTTAATTGATGAAAACGGAAAGCTGATCGATTCTTTTGTAAGTACTACAAAGCCTACGGACGAAGCGATTACAAAGTATTTGAAATAA